The following are encoded in a window of Acropora muricata isolate sample 2 chromosome 6, ASM3666990v1, whole genome shotgun sequence genomic DNA:
- the LOC136919492 gene encoding dynein regulatory complex protein 10-like, which yields MAAMAVVRAETTASVGSSFEQLLPKMKEKHKEKPKDTSDPLKVLDPARKKLTSVEAQRVIAVVDDSIKRLELVSLLPYITENLNRFSVALGLDLVQVIEEHNALQSSYQKAVSKFSLQRRRSQSASPTASNVSSRRSSEASQGALENEDSIPLRESRQSSASSKRSVSRKAPRLSPVQQANDEFVTVDSKLIDALQSQMKHSVRTILRLFSSNPAAGNALQDLKNQRSAEVNSMIDELYILRAILFEKLLTTPSEEQERKQYLKQIVAREMKSSETGRKLQEELKKSIEDKENEISKRNDIIRRLKNDIYVVEKNAEEQNRRVITEAAKQDAAEMKNSDSKKAKLQQEKIEFKKKLEGDTVAHRESELALRKRKYRIETEVENWIQKYDTDMGERQDEYDALDAIYTEEKKQLSELEERFKTLEKEYVEIVEARRIAKEKAEAAERELNLKIRAARLIQALWRAHKARKALKNKKKKGKGKKGKKSGGKKKKKR from the exons ATGGCGGCAATGGCCGTAGTTAGGGCTGAAACCACAGCCTCTGTAGGCTCCAGCTTCGAACAACTTCTCcccaaaatgaaagaaaaacacaaagaaaagcCTAAAGACACTTCCGATCCTCTAAAAGTCCTGGATCCCGCACGCAAAAAGCTAACATCTGTCGAAGCGCAAAGAGTGATAGCTGTTGTGGATGATTCGATCAAAAGGTTGGAATTAGTTTCTCTGCTACCCTACATCACTGAAAACTTGAACCGATTCTCGGTGGCTCTGGGATTGGACCTTGTTCAGGTGATAGAGGAACACAATGCGTTGCAATCATCGTACCAGAAAGCTGTCTCTAAATTTTCACTGCAGCGAAGACGAAGCCAGTCTGCCTCACCAACGGCATCAAACGTATCTTCGCGGCGTTCCAGCGAAGCTTCGCAAGGAGCGTTAGAAAACGAAGACTCGATTCCTTTGCGAGAAAGCAGACAAAGCTCTGCTTCGAGCAAGCGATCGGTGTCTCGAAAGGCTCCTCGTTTAAGTCCAGTGCAACAAGCTAATGATGAATTTGTAACCGTGGACAGCAAATTGATTGATGCCCTACAATCGCAGATGAAACATTCCGTCAGGACAATCTTAAGACTGTTTTCTTCGAATCCAGCGGCTGGAAATGCTCTTCAAGATTTGAAGAACCAACGATCGGCTGAAGTAAATAGCATGATCGATGAATTGTACATATTGAGAGCAATTTTATTCGAGAAGCTCTTGACAACACCGAGTGAAGAACAGGAGAGGAAACAATatttgaagcaaattgttgCTAGAGAAATGAAATCCAGTGAAACAGGACGAAAGCTTCAAGAAGAGTTGAAAAAATCTATtgaagacaaagaaaatgag ATTTCTAAGAGGAATGACATCATTCGCAGACTCAAAAATGACATCTACGTTGTAGAGAAGAACGCCGAAGAACAAAATCGCAGGGTAATTACAGAGGCTGCCAAGCAGGATGCGgctgaaatgaaaaattccgACAGCAAAAAAGCCAAGttacaacaagaaaaaattgaGTTCAAGAAGAAGTTAGAGGGAGACACGGTCGCGCACCGAGAAAGCGAGTTGGCGTTAAGAAAG CGTAAGTACAGGATAGAGACTGAAGTCGAGAACTGGATTCAGAAATATGACACTGACATGGGAGAGAGACAG GACGAATACGATGCATTAGACGCCATTTATACGGAAGAGAAGAAGCAGTTGAGCGAGCTGGAGGAGAGATTCAAGACATTGGAGAAAGAATATGTAGAAATCGTGGAAGCACGACGGATCGCTAAGGAAAAAGCAGAGGCCGCCGAAAGGGAACTGAACCTCAAGATTCGCGCTGCGAGACTAATACAAGCTCTTTGGCGCGCGCACAAAGCCAGGAAAGCGCTTAAGAATAAAAAGAAGaagggaaaaggaaagaaaggaaagaaaagtggaggaaagaagaagaagaaacgaTAG